Proteins co-encoded in one Paenarthrobacter ureafaciens genomic window:
- a CDS encoding L-threonylcarbamoyladenylate synthase, whose protein sequence is MARFFDVHPVDPQPRAISQVVNMVQNGGLIAYPTDSCYALGARIGNREALDRIRTIRHLDDKHHFTLVCKDFAQMGQFVMLDNDVFRSIKAVTPGSYTFILPATREVPKRLLHPKKKTVGVRIPDHKVVQAILAELGEPLLSSTLLLPDQEEPLTQGWEIKERLDNEVDAVIDSGDTGSEPTTVIDFSSGFAEVVRRGTGDPSRFE, encoded by the coding sequence ATGGCCAGATTCTTTGACGTCCACCCAGTTGACCCACAGCCGCGCGCCATCAGCCAGGTTGTGAACATGGTCCAAAACGGCGGCCTCATCGCCTACCCCACTGATTCCTGCTATGCCTTGGGAGCCCGGATAGGAAACCGGGAGGCGCTGGACCGGATCCGCACCATCCGGCACCTTGATGACAAACACCACTTCACCCTGGTCTGCAAGGACTTTGCGCAAATGGGGCAGTTCGTCATGTTGGACAATGACGTCTTCCGGAGCATCAAGGCCGTCACCCCCGGTAGCTATACGTTCATCCTCCCGGCTACCCGGGAAGTTCCCAAGCGCCTCCTGCATCCCAAGAAGAAGACGGTAGGGGTGCGAATTCCGGACCATAAGGTGGTTCAGGCCATCCTCGCTGAGCTCGGGGAGCCGCTGCTGTCCAGCACGCTTCTCCTGCCCGACCAGGAAGAACCACTGACCCAGGGATGGGAAATCAAGGAGCGCCTGGACAACGAGGTGGATGCAGTCATCGATTCCGGCGATACGGGGTCGGAACCGACCACCGTCATCGACTTCTCCAGCGGTTTCGCCGAGGTTGTCCGCCGCGGAACCGGCGATCCGTCGCGTTTCGAATAG
- a CDS encoding LolA family protein, producing the protein MARAKQRWLPALLIPLALLAAVLVGTVQAGATPTLPPKSAEEIVAMIARTEVRAFSGTVLQSSKLGLPDLNVGAPGGGQGEPSLFEFLTGSHEARIYVAGPSKARLQVLDRMAERDVVVNGTEAWFYSSADNSAVHTTLPARPEAASSPAAPDDNARNLPSPEALADRFLETMDDHTEVSVGEPATVAGRGAYTLMLVPRSTDTLVDRIAINVDSETGFPLGVTVRAKGQADPAFSASFSSFDPGVPDPALFTFTPPPGATVKEAAVTEKEAPTWAPRPKTSESSGPAGPRHPSKEVSGQGWDSVVVLPAGSAPQGLVTNPQLAQALQPVAGGRALTTSLVSVLILDDGRVFAGMVPLERLQDVAGARGTAAG; encoded by the coding sequence ATGGCGCGGGCAAAGCAGCGGTGGCTGCCCGCCTTGCTGATTCCACTTGCCCTCCTTGCTGCGGTGTTGGTGGGCACGGTGCAAGCCGGCGCAACTCCCACCCTGCCGCCCAAGTCAGCGGAGGAAATCGTGGCCATGATCGCCCGGACCGAGGTCCGCGCGTTCTCGGGCACGGTGTTGCAGAGTTCCAAGCTGGGACTGCCGGACCTGAACGTAGGCGCACCCGGCGGAGGCCAGGGAGAGCCTTCCCTCTTCGAATTCCTCACGGGTTCGCACGAGGCCCGCATCTACGTGGCCGGTCCTTCGAAAGCACGCCTGCAAGTCCTGGACCGGATGGCTGAGCGCGACGTGGTGGTCAACGGCACGGAGGCCTGGTTCTACAGCTCGGCGGACAACAGCGCCGTTCACACCACGCTGCCCGCACGTCCGGAGGCCGCCAGCAGCCCCGCAGCGCCTGACGACAACGCGCGGAACCTCCCCAGCCCCGAAGCACTCGCGGACAGGTTCCTCGAAACCATGGACGACCACACCGAAGTGAGCGTTGGCGAACCTGCAACCGTGGCTGGCCGGGGCGCATACACCCTGATGCTCGTGCCCCGGAGCACGGACACCCTGGTGGATAGGATCGCCATCAACGTCGATTCCGAAACGGGCTTCCCCTTGGGCGTGACAGTGCGGGCGAAAGGGCAGGCAGACCCGGCCTTCAGCGCCAGCTTCTCAAGCTTTGATCCGGGCGTTCCGGACCCTGCGTTGTTCACATTCACTCCCCCGCCCGGTGCCACCGTAAAGGAGGCCGCCGTGACGGAAAAGGAAGCACCAACGTGGGCACCTCGTCCGAAAACCTCCGAAAGTTCGGGCCCGGCAGGGCCACGCCACCCAAGCAAAGAAGTCTCCGGCCAGGGCTGGGACTCGGTGGTGGTACTGCCCGCAGGTTCGGCCCCACAAGGCCTCGTGACCAATCCGCAGCTTGCCCAGGCCCTGCAGCCGGTTGCCGGGGGACGTGCCCTGACTACCTCCCTTGTGAGCGTGTTGATCCTCGACGACGGCCGCGTGTTCGCCGGAATGGTTCCCTTGGAACGCCTCCAGGACGTTGCCGGTGCGCGCGGGACTGCTGCCGGCTGA
- a CDS encoding ABC transporter permease, whose amino-acid sequence MSSAETRRQPDGGSGASGGPGLALLGSELSVLFRRVRTWAMLLALAAVPILIAVAVKLSSRDVPPGRGPLFLDRVSQNGLFVAFTALVVCVPLFLPLTVGVVAGDTIAGEANLGTLRYLLIAPAGRVRLLLVKYTGAVAFCCAATLIVAASGALAGVVLFPVGPVTLLSGDTIGVGEAAVRTLLIAAYITVSLLGLSAIGLLVSTFTDVPVGAMAATVVLAVVSQVLDNLPQLDWLHPWLFSHHWLGFADLLRQPMSWNSFGENALLQAGYVAVCGALAYAKFSNKDVLS is encoded by the coding sequence ATGTCGTCGGCTGAAACCCGGAGGCAGCCCGACGGCGGTTCAGGCGCCTCGGGCGGTCCGGGGCTGGCACTCCTGGGTTCAGAGCTGTCCGTGTTGTTCCGGAGGGTGCGGACGTGGGCCATGCTCCTGGCCCTGGCAGCTGTGCCGATCCTGATTGCCGTGGCCGTGAAGCTTTCCAGCAGGGACGTGCCGCCCGGTCGGGGTCCGCTCTTCCTTGACCGCGTCAGCCAGAACGGACTGTTCGTTGCCTTTACCGCCTTGGTGGTGTGCGTTCCCCTCTTTCTCCCCCTCACGGTAGGTGTCGTAGCGGGAGACACCATCGCCGGAGAAGCCAACCTCGGGACGTTGCGGTATCTCCTGATCGCGCCGGCAGGGCGCGTCCGGCTACTGCTGGTGAAGTACACCGGCGCCGTTGCCTTTTGCTGCGCAGCGACGTTGATCGTGGCCGCGTCAGGTGCCTTGGCCGGCGTCGTACTTTTCCCGGTGGGTCCGGTGACCCTACTGTCGGGTGACACCATCGGTGTGGGAGAGGCCGCGGTGCGCACGCTGCTCATTGCCGCCTACATTACGGTTTCCCTGCTGGGGCTGTCCGCGATCGGCCTCCTGGTGTCGACTTTCACTGATGTCCCGGTTGGCGCGATGGCCGCCACGGTTGTTCTGGCGGTGGTTTCGCAGGTACTGGACAACCTCCCGCAGCTCGATTGGCTGCATCCGTGGTTGTTCAGCCACCACTGGCTTGGCTTCGCCGATCTGCTGCGGCAACCCATGTCCTGGAACTCCTTTGGGGAGAACGCGCTTCTCCAAGCGGGGTACGTGGCGGTCTGCGGTGCCCTGGCGTACGCGAAATTCTCCAATAAGGACGTTCTGTCTTAG
- a CDS encoding alpha/beta family hydrolase, which produces MPLTPRAVSIHVGDAEVSGLSIRPSKPLATMVVAHGAGAGMEHPFLQGFSEAMADEGVATLRFNFPYREAGRRFPDRPPLAIAAWTAAMEAAAGLSEGEPLWAAGKSFGGRIASMAVAEGMKTRGLVYLGYPLHAPGKPDKLRDEHLYGIAVPMLFLQGTRDTFATPELLESVVERIGPTATLQWCEGGDHSFAVKGAKRSAEEIGASLAPAVAQFVRDNP; this is translated from the coding sequence ATGCCCCTAACGCCCCGCGCAGTGTCCATCCACGTCGGCGACGCCGAAGTTTCCGGCCTTTCGATCCGCCCCTCCAAGCCCCTCGCCACGATGGTGGTGGCCCATGGAGCGGGTGCCGGGATGGAGCATCCCTTCCTGCAGGGTTTCTCGGAGGCAATGGCCGATGAAGGCGTGGCGACCCTCCGGTTCAACTTTCCCTATCGCGAAGCCGGCAGGCGGTTCCCGGACCGGCCACCGCTGGCCATCGCTGCGTGGACCGCGGCAATGGAGGCAGCAGCCGGACTGTCCGAGGGCGAACCGCTGTGGGCGGCCGGAAAGTCCTTTGGGGGCCGGATTGCGTCCATGGCCGTCGCGGAGGGCATGAAAACGCGCGGTCTGGTGTATCTCGGCTATCCCCTGCACGCCCCCGGGAAGCCCGACAAGTTGCGCGATGAGCACCTGTACGGCATCGCTGTTCCGATGCTCTTCCTCCAAGGCACCCGGGATACCTTTGCAACGCCTGAGCTGTTGGAGTCGGTAGTAGAACGCATTGGACCGACGGCGACGCTCCAGTGGTGTGAGGGCGGGGACCACTCTTTCGCGGTCAAGGGTGCCAAACGGAGTGCGGAGGAGATCGGGGCTTCCTTGGCACCCGCCGTTGCACAGTTTGTGCGGGACAATCCCTGA
- a CDS encoding serine hydrolase domain-containing protein, whose protein sequence is MTASAAFRELQSSIELFSREMIALGAPAVIVEARSGTQAWKHAAGFRNIATDTPAGPDDPMVMGGVSRSMLAVSVLKLAEEGLLVLDAPASAYLAPADIPPGGAAATIRGLLADPDSGRTDLLLRRVVEVLRGTGYSEVLARDILDPLGLRTVAVYGPEPIPPGVVHGFVQLNGKTVDVMETGALGSRGAQLFGTVGDINAFYSGLLGGKLVAPSSLILMKGSVLAEYGLGLDQWQDPCTNGNYYGHAGDVPGYGVMSLSSADANRQITIAVAYPPAPLAEAPSAVALEITSLAQVVLNAGCRFRFG, encoded by the coding sequence ATGACAGCATCGGCGGCTTTCCGTGAGTTGCAGTCCAGCATTGAACTTTTCAGCCGTGAGATGATCGCGCTCGGCGCCCCGGCTGTGATCGTGGAGGCGAGGTCCGGGACCCAGGCCTGGAAGCACGCGGCGGGCTTCAGGAACATTGCAACCGACACACCGGCGGGGCCCGATGATCCCATGGTGATGGGCGGGGTTTCCCGGAGCATGCTCGCGGTTTCCGTGCTGAAGCTCGCTGAGGAAGGGCTCCTGGTTCTGGACGCCCCGGCCTCCGCTTATCTCGCGCCTGCGGACATCCCTCCTGGCGGTGCGGCCGCGACCATCCGCGGGTTGCTCGCGGACCCGGACAGCGGGCGTACGGACTTGCTGCTGCGCCGGGTTGTGGAGGTTTTGCGGGGCACTGGGTACTCCGAGGTCCTGGCCCGGGACATCCTCGATCCGCTCGGCCTTCGCACGGTGGCTGTCTACGGTCCTGAACCCATACCGCCCGGGGTGGTGCACGGCTTCGTACAGCTCAATGGGAAAACCGTTGATGTGATGGAGACCGGAGCGCTGGGGTCCCGCGGTGCGCAGTTGTTTGGCACGGTGGGGGACATCAACGCTTTCTACTCGGGCCTCCTCGGCGGCAAGCTCGTGGCACCCTCCAGCCTTATCCTGATGAAAGGGAGCGTCCTGGCAGAGTACGGACTAGGCCTGGACCAGTGGCAGGATCCCTGCACCAACGGAAATTACTACGGCCATGCGGGCGATGTGCCTGGGTACGGAGTGATGTCGCTGAGCAGCGCTGACGCCAACAGGCAGATCACTATCGCCGTGGCGTATCCGCCGGCGCCTTTGGCGGAAGCACCGTCGGCCGTAGCTTTGGAGATCACCAGCCTCGCCCAAGTGGTGCTCAACGCGGGCTGCCGGTTCCGCTTTGGATAA
- the ligD gene encoding non-homologous end-joining DNA ligase, which produces MASESTTITVPGPDGPREVRVSSPGRVVWPEAGLTKLDLANYLVAVGEAFVTANGNRPVSLQRYSGTIEGDMFFSKNPAKGAPDYVRSVMVTYPSGRSHPQLVIDEPAAAVWAAQMNTVVFHPWASKADNPDNPNQLRIDLDPQPGTDFADAIPAAQELRKVLDEAGLTAFIKTSGNRGLHVYAPIEPKHEFLEVRHAVIAAGRELERRMPDKVTTAWWKEERGTRIFVDFNQANRDRTIAGAYSPRAVPQAQVSCPLTWDELEDADPAKYTIRTVPERLEKSGDPWATMHDAPGNIDVLLQWWERDVKNGQGEMPFPPEFPKMPGEPMRVQPSRARKPEE; this is translated from the coding sequence ATGGCGAGCGAATCCACCACCATCACAGTGCCCGGTCCCGATGGCCCACGGGAGGTGCGGGTTTCAAGCCCGGGCCGGGTGGTGTGGCCGGAAGCGGGTCTCACCAAACTTGATCTTGCGAACTACCTGGTGGCAGTGGGTGAGGCCTTCGTGACCGCCAACGGCAACCGTCCCGTCAGCCTCCAACGGTATTCCGGAACCATCGAAGGCGACATGTTCTTTTCCAAGAACCCGGCCAAGGGTGCCCCGGACTACGTCAGGTCGGTGATGGTGACCTATCCCAGCGGACGGTCGCATCCGCAACTGGTCATCGACGAGCCTGCAGCTGCCGTGTGGGCAGCCCAGATGAACACCGTCGTCTTCCACCCGTGGGCCTCCAAAGCAGATAACCCGGACAACCCCAATCAACTCCGCATTGATTTGGACCCCCAGCCCGGCACGGACTTTGCCGATGCGATCCCGGCGGCGCAGGAACTGCGCAAGGTCCTTGACGAGGCAGGACTGACCGCCTTTATCAAAACGTCCGGCAACCGCGGCCTCCACGTGTACGCACCTATTGAGCCCAAGCACGAGTTCCTCGAAGTCCGCCATGCCGTGATTGCCGCCGGACGCGAGCTGGAGCGCCGCATGCCGGACAAGGTCACTACGGCGTGGTGGAAGGAAGAGCGCGGAACCCGGATCTTCGTGGACTTCAACCAAGCGAACCGGGACCGCACCATTGCCGGGGCTTACAGCCCGAGGGCGGTTCCCCAGGCACAGGTTTCCTGCCCCCTGACGTGGGACGAACTGGAGGATGCCGACCCCGCCAAGTACACCATCCGGACTGTCCCGGAACGGCTGGAGAAGTCAGGGGACCCGTGGGCCACCATGCACGACGCCCCCGGGAACATCGATGTCCTGCTGCAGTGGTGGGAGCGTGACGTCAAGAACGGCCAGGGCGAAATGCCGTTCCCCCCGGAATTCCCCAAGATGCCGGGGGAGCCGATGCGCGTGCAACCCAGCCGGGCCCGCAAGCCGGAGGAGTAG
- a CDS encoding ABC transporter ATP-binding protein, with product MAEPGGGNSTALAIQTRGLVKRFGQRAAVAGTDLAVPRGSVFGFLGPNGSGKTTTIRMLLGLVSPDQGSITVLGKDMPQGLASVLPDVGALVEGPGFYPFLSGEGNLLRLDTADRHAETATRKRRVAAALERVGLEHAARKKVRAYSLGMKQRLGLANALLRDRSLLVLDEPTNGLDPQGTREVRHLVSSLAADGTTVFVSSHLLSEVEQMCTHVGIMSAGRLVAQGPLEQLRSAGQSRVTVKTPDVDQAVGVLARLGLVPGTPSAGTAMATGMDGVAPEEISAALVRDGVRVRGFSVENASLEEQYVALTGAGFDVVG from the coding sequence ATGGCGGAACCCGGGGGCGGCAACAGCACAGCACTGGCCATTCAGACCAGAGGATTGGTAAAGCGGTTCGGCCAACGAGCCGCCGTGGCCGGCACCGATCTGGCCGTTCCCCGCGGTTCCGTGTTTGGCTTTCTTGGCCCGAACGGTTCGGGAAAGACCACCACCATCCGCATGCTGTTGGGCCTGGTGTCACCCGACCAAGGCAGCATCACCGTGTTGGGCAAGGACATGCCGCAGGGGCTTGCCAGCGTACTCCCCGACGTTGGGGCGTTGGTGGAAGGGCCGGGCTTCTATCCTTTCCTGTCCGGAGAGGGGAATCTGCTGCGCTTGGATACTGCCGACCGGCATGCCGAGACGGCGACCCGGAAGAGGCGGGTTGCCGCAGCACTCGAACGGGTTGGCCTGGAACATGCAGCCCGGAAGAAGGTCCGGGCCTATTCGCTGGGCATGAAGCAGCGGTTGGGCCTGGCGAACGCGCTGCTGCGGGACCGGTCACTGCTGGTCCTCGACGAACCCACCAACGGTTTGGATCCACAAGGAACCCGGGAGGTCCGGCATCTGGTGAGCTCCCTCGCGGCCGACGGGACCACGGTCTTTGTCTCCAGCCATCTCTTGTCCGAGGTGGAACAGATGTGCACCCACGTGGGCATCATGAGCGCCGGCCGGCTGGTTGCCCAGGGGCCGCTGGAGCAGTTGCGCTCTGCCGGACAGTCCCGGGTCACGGTAAAGACGCCCGACGTCGATCAAGCCGTCGGTGTCCTGGCGCGCCTTGGCCTGGTGCCCGGCACGCCGTCGGCAGGAACGGCGATGGCCACCGGGATGGACGGCGTTGCCCCTGAGGAGATTTCGGCTGCCCTGGTCCGGGACGGCGTCAGGGTGCGCGGTTTCTCGGTGGAAAACGCAAGCCTCGAGGAACAGTATGTTGCGCTTACGGGCGCTGGGTTCGATGTCGTCGGCTGA